The Papaver somniferum cultivar HN1 unplaced genomic scaffold, ASM357369v1 unplaced-scaffold_107, whole genome shotgun sequence genome includes a region encoding these proteins:
- the LOC113327664 gene encoding uncharacterized protein LOC113327664: MASFFGLKIGSFQTIFFVGLVLAYHVVILVEGGRDIASRLSEEEDLELERQLNILNKSPIKTIHTGWGDIYDCIEFHKQPAFDHPLLKNRTITISKIDEPVSTRPHKTLMSQIEGCPKRTVPIRRTTKEDLIRAKHLSSSSNTAGDEYFAGMTVQQKGERYFGASGLANVWNPKVNTDQSSGAEIQLVAGPIEHANYIIFGWTVDPGLYGDNATRTYTYWSSDSGYTTGCYNTLCPGFVQLHPTYTPFLHFNKTSVIAGEQIQLFSSIHMDPETGDWWLIIDQTVKVGYWPKDLFTLFHLGAEYIYWGGRVRSGKDGIAPEMASGSKLDDFPNHVGYYASLNYTNEVEGDWILVQQGPISVDCKGSYDASWKYSEDHVLMYGGPGGPCA; encoded by the exons ATGGCTTCATTTTTTGGTCTAAAGATTGGTAGCTTTCAGACAATATTTTTTGTGGGACTGGTTCTCGCATATCATGTAGTTATACTAGTGGAAGGAGGAAGGGATATTGCGAGTAGATTATCGGAAGAAGAGGATTTGGAGTTGGAAAGACAACTCAACATTCTAAACAAATCACCTATCAAAACAATTCAT ACTGGTTGGGGAGATATCTATGATTGCATCGAATTCCACAAACAACCTGCCTTTGATCATCCTCTGTTAAAAAACCGTACAATTACTATCTCG AAAATAGACGAACCGGTATCTACAAGACCACATAAAACACTGATGAGTCAAATCGAAGGGTGCCCAAAAAGAACGGTTCCTATTCGTAGGACAACTAAAGAAGATCTGATCCGAGCCAAACATTTATCTTCCTCATCCAACACTGCTGGTGATGAATAT TTTGCAGGTATGACTGTTCAACAAAAAGGCGAACGGTACTTTGGAGCCAGTGGTTTAGCAAACGTATGGAATCCCAAAGTAAACACTGATCAATCTAGTGGAGCTGAAATTCAACTTGTAGCAGGCCCGATAGAACATGCTAATTATATCATATTTGGATGGACA GTAGACCCAGGATTGTATGGTGATAATGCGACTCGGACTTATACATATTGGAGC AGTGATAGTGGTTACACGACAGGTTGCTATAATACTCTCTGTCCTGGATTTGTGCAACTCCACCCAACATATACTCCCTTTTTGCACTTCAACAAAACATCCGTCATTGCAGGCGAGCAGATTCAATTGTTTTCGAGCATACATATG GACCCTGAAACCGGGGACTGGTGGTTGATAATAGACCAAACTGTCAAAGTTGGTTATTGGCCAAAAGATCTATTCACCCTGTTTCATCTAGGCGCAGAGTATATTTACTGGGGTGGTCGTGTAAGGTCTGGGAAAGATGGGATTGCTCCAGAAATGGCTAGTGGTAGTAAACTGGATGATTTTCCCAATCATGTTGGTTATTATGCATCTCTTAATTATACAAACGAGGTCGAGGGAGATTGGATACTTGTTCAACAAGGTCCAATTTCAGTTGATTGTAAAGGGTCTTACGATGCAAGTTGGAAATATTCTGAAGACCACGTccttatgtatggaggacctggTGGACCTTGTGCTTGA
- the LOC113328110 gene encoding proteasome subunit alpha type-1-A-like gives MTYFPHSLGSQRSWKHPYGVGLLVGGLDESGAHLYYNFPSGNYFEYQAFAIGARSQSTKTCLQCKFDSFANSTRDDLIKDALFAIKETLQGEKLTTQSALLFLYKYVTAAMDVFDKCERIQTHLKPSVSDLNAIDTF, from the exons ATGACATACTTCCCTCATTCCCTTGGCAG CCAGAGGTCATGGAAACATCCATATGGTGTTGGTCTGCTTGTTGGAGGGTTGGATGAATCAGGAGCACACCTCTACTACAATTTCCCAAGTGGGAACTACTTCGAATACCAGGCCTTTGCTATTGGGGCCCGCTCACAATCTACTAAAACTTGTTTGCAATGCAAATTTGATTCCTTCGCCAACTCTACCCGTGATGATCTGATCAAAGATGCACTCTTTGCAATCAAGGAAACTTTACAAGGAGAGAAACTAACAACTCAATCTGCACTGTTATTCTT ATACAAGTATGTCACAGCAGCCATGGATGTTTTTGATAAATGTGAACGAATACAAACTCATTTAAAACCGTCTGTGTCCGATCTGAACGCCATTGACACATTTTAG